A genomic window from Elaeis guineensis isolate ETL-2024a chromosome 3, EG11, whole genome shotgun sequence includes:
- the LOC105040656 gene encoding magnesium-chelatase subunit ChlI, chloroplastic — MAALIALSSNSSSSAAILASRARTLIPSPTPLSPASFPAHIHHKRNFHGGIGTGFRRRARRSIISNVAAPDISPTEAAKKLTDKESQRPVYPFSAIVGQDEMKLCLLLNVIDPKIGGVMIMGDRGTGKSTTVRSLVDLLPEIRVVVGDPFNSDPEDPESMGMEVRERVTKGEELPITTTKITMVDLPLGATEDRVCGTIDIEKALTEGVKAFEPGLLAKANRGILYVDEVNLLDDHLVDVLLDSAASGWNTVEREGISISHPARFILIGSGNPEEGELRPQLLDRFGMHAQVGTVRDAELRVKIVEERAMFDRDPRGFRESYKADQEKLRQQIASARSNLASVQIDHDLRVNISKVCAELNVDGLRGDIVTNRAAKALASLKGRDKVTADDIATVIPNCLRHRLRKDPLESIDSGLLVIEKFYEVFS; from the exons ATGGCGGCGCTAATCGCACTCTCCTCCAACTCCTCCTCATCCGCCGCCATTCTTGCTTCCCGAGCGCGAACTCTGATTCCCTCCCCCACCCCTCTCTCCCCTGCATCATTTCCAG CCCACATTCACCATAAAAGGAACTTCCATGGTGGAATCGGAACCGGCTTCAGAAGGAGAGCACGCCGCTCCATCATCTCCAATGTAGCAGCCCCCGATATCAGCCCCACTGAAGCA GCCAAGAAGCTGACGGACAAGGAAAGCCAGCGACCGGTGTACCCCTTCTCGGCCATTGTCGGCCAGGACGAGATGAAATTATGCCTTCTTCTCAATGTCATCGACCCCAAGATCGGCGGCGTCATGATCATGGGCGACCGGGGGACCGGCAAGTCCACCACCGTCCGTTCCCTGGTGGACTTGCTTCCCGAGATCAGAGTGGTTGTCGGGGATCCCTTCAACTCCGATCCCGAGGACCCTGAGTCCATGGGCATGGAGGTCAGGGAGCGCGTCACGAAGGGGGAGGAGCTTCCCATCACGACCACCAAGATCACCATGGTGGACCTCCCACTCGGCGCCACCGAAGACCGGGTCTGCGGGACCATCGACATCGAGAAGGCTCTCACCGAGGGTGTCAAGGCTTTCGAGCCCGGTCTTCTAGCTAAAGCTAACAGAGGAATCCTCTATGTTGACGAAGTTAACCTCTTGGATGATCACTTGGTGGATGTGCTCTTGGACTCTGCAGCATCCGGCTGGAACACTGTGGAGAGAGAGGGCATCTCAATTTCCCACCCTGCTCGATTCATCCTCATTGGATCAGGGAATCCGGAAGAAGGCGAGCTCAGGCCACAGCTTCTTGATAGGTTTGGAATGCATGCTCAGGTTGGGACAGTGAGAGATGCAGAGCTGAGAGTTAAGATTGTGGAGGAAAGGGCAATGTTTGATAGGGATCCCAGGGGGTTCAGGGAGTCGTATAAGGCCGATCAGGAGAAGCTGCGGCAGCAAATTGCATCGGCTCGGAGCAATCTTGCTTCTGTTCAGATTGATCATGACCTCCGTGTGAACATATCAAAAGTGTGTGCTGAGCTGAATGTTGATGGGTTGAGAGGGGATATTGTAACCAACAGGGCTGCAAAGGCTTTGGCTTCTTTGAAGGGGAGAGACAAAGTGACGGCAGATGATATTGCGACTGTGATTCCAAACTGCTTGAGGCATCGGCTTCGGAAGGACCCGCTGGAGTCTATTGACTCAGGTTTGCTGGTCATAGAGAAATTCTACGAGGTTTTTAGCTAA